From a single Lewinella sp. LCG006 genomic region:
- a CDS encoding class I SAM-dependent RNA methyltransferase, giving the protein MEMLVKTLAGLEEVLAEELRALGAKNITVLNRAVNCEGDQALLYRANLWLRCGVRILIPIKQFHVPNEQGLYDALREIDWSKYLQLHQTFAIQAVTQSNRMTHSQYLALKTKDAIADWFRDKTGKRPSVNPKSPDIRFNLHLDNREEATLSLDSSGDGLHRRGYRTDGGAAPLNEVLAAGMVQLSGWQADQPFVDMMCGSGTILIEAAMVAARQAPGMYRDFAFQNWQDFSPGIWKEIKAEARAQRRPYDIPILGCDKDFKAIRIAENNINAANLGNYVRVKRSSFQKFLPPEGPGTVVTNPPYGLRIDPEDINGLYQEIGDKLKTDFTGYQAWILSGNLDAIKSVGLRPSRKIHLLNSQIPCKFHKFELYAGSKKV; this is encoded by the coding sequence ATGGAAATGTTGGTAAAAACACTGGCGGGCCTGGAAGAGGTTCTTGCGGAAGAACTTCGGGCCTTAGGCGCAAAGAATATCACGGTACTTAATCGGGCCGTCAATTGTGAAGGAGATCAGGCACTGCTCTACCGAGCCAACCTGTGGTTGCGCTGTGGCGTACGTATATTAATTCCGATTAAGCAATTCCACGTTCCCAATGAACAGGGGCTTTATGATGCCCTACGGGAAATCGATTGGTCGAAATACCTGCAACTGCACCAGACCTTTGCCATCCAGGCCGTCACGCAGTCGAACAGGATGACTCACAGCCAGTATTTGGCGCTAAAAACCAAAGACGCCATTGCCGATTGGTTTCGAGATAAAACAGGGAAACGCCCAAGTGTAAATCCCAAATCACCTGATATTCGTTTCAATCTTCATCTCGACAATCGCGAAGAAGCTACCCTTTCGTTGGACAGCTCTGGTGATGGCTTGCACCGGCGTGGTTACCGTACCGATGGAGGCGCCGCGCCGCTTAATGAGGTATTGGCAGCCGGAATGGTACAGCTTTCTGGTTGGCAAGCTGACCAGCCTTTTGTTGATATGATGTGCGGATCAGGAACCATTCTTATTGAAGCGGCCATGGTAGCGGCACGCCAGGCTCCGGGTATGTATCGGGATTTTGCCTTCCAAAACTGGCAGGATTTTTCCCCCGGCATTTGGAAAGAAATCAAAGCAGAAGCACGCGCACAACGCCGTCCTTACGATATCCCTATCCTTGGTTGTGACAAGGATTTCAAAGCTATTCGTATTGCTGAAAACAATATCAATGCGGCCAATCTGGGTAATTACGTAAGGGTAAAACGTAGTAGTTTCCAAAAGTTCCTCCCTCCTGAAGGTCCGGGCACGGTGGTGACTAACCCTCCTTACGGCCTCAGAATTGATCCTGAAGACATCAATGGCCTTTACCAGGAGATCGGTGACAAACTCAAGACCGATTTCACGGGGTACCAAGCATGGATACTTTCTGGCAATTTGGATGCCATAAAAAGTGTCGGACTTCGACCTTCTCGTAAGATTCATTTGTTGAATAGCCAGATTCCATGTAAATTCCACAAATTCGAATTGTACGCCGGGTCGAAGAAAGTCTAG
- a CDS encoding pyruvate carboxylase, with protein MPKDIQRFKKILVANRGEIAIRILRAASELKLRTMAMYTFEDRYSLHRYKADEAYQIGPDDEPLKPYLDIEAIIKLAKQKGVDAIHPGYGFLSENVDFARRCREEGIAFVGPSPEVMERLGDKMAAKILARSVNVPLIEDSQKDLDTAEIALAEAQRIGYPIMIKAASGGGGRGMRVVRNDEQLVTEYHEAKGEAKTAFGDDTVFLEKYIEEPKHIEVQILGDKQGNIVHLYERDCSVQRRFQKVVEIAPSITLSEETREKLYEYAIRIGKEVNYSCAGTVEFLVDKEENIYFIEVNPRIQVEHTITEEITGVDLVRSQILITMGYPLAHKTIFIRSQDDVKINGFAIQCRVTTEDPQAGFKPDYGTLIAYRSASGMGIRLDAGSAFPGAKISPYFDSMLVKVTAWGRTLEGASERLHRALREFRIRGVKTNIGFLLNLLQNPTFKKGQATVGFIPAHPELLQAPNWKDRGTKLISYLAEVNINGNDDVKFHDKTKVFLKPHVPYRQEDGMFPEGSKNRLTHLGREGFIADLKADPKIHYTDTTFRDGHQSLLATRMRTFDMLQVAESFAQQHGADIFSMEVWGGATFDVAMRFLKEDPWKRLAQLRKAMPNVLLQMLLRGSNAVGYTAYPDNLVIRFIEQAAETGIDVFRIFDSLNWVDNMAISIKTVRENTNSLAEACICYSGDITDPTKTKFNLQYYLDMAKQLEDAGAHIIAIKDMAGLLKPLAAELLVSKLKETVDTPIHLHTHDTSSIQAATYLKAIDAGVDVVDVAISALSGLTSQPNFNSVVGMMQGHPRENKIDLHSLNAYSAYWENVRAYYYPFETELRAGTASVYEHEIPGGQYSNLRPQARGLGLEEQFETIKANYEAANELFGGLIKVTPSSKVVGDMAMFMTSNDLTKEDVLERGNKLAFPDSVKALMRGDLGQINGGFPKEIQQLVLKDEQPYTDRPNAHMEPIDFEQELKAFKKKFGKDLGIKDLLSYLLYPKVYQEYYDFREEFGEVSNLPSPAFFYGLKPNEEIMVSIAPGKTIMIRYLNSTAADDLGNRLVFFTLNGQTRSVQVRDRNLKVDRVMNRKASGDKEIGVPLQGNLSKILVKEGQEIKENAPLFIIEAMKMESTITSPVAGIVKKIHLKEKTLVQQDDLVVELE; from the coding sequence ATGCCCAAAGATATCCAACGATTCAAAAAAATTCTTGTCGCCAATAGAGGTGAAATTGCTATCCGTATTTTGCGTGCAGCTTCCGAGTTGAAATTGCGTACGATGGCCATGTACACCTTTGAAGATCGCTATAGTTTACACCGCTACAAAGCCGACGAAGCTTACCAAATCGGTCCCGATGATGAACCCCTGAAGCCCTATCTTGATATCGAGGCCATCATCAAACTGGCCAAACAAAAAGGAGTAGATGCCATCCATCCAGGCTACGGCTTTCTCAGCGAAAACGTGGACTTTGCCCGCCGATGTAGGGAAGAAGGGATAGCTTTTGTTGGGCCTAGTCCCGAAGTCATGGAACGCTTGGGTGACAAAATGGCGGCAAAAATTCTGGCTCGCTCTGTCAATGTTCCGCTGATTGAAGACTCTCAGAAAGACCTCGATACTGCGGAGATCGCCCTTGCGGAAGCCCAAAGAATTGGCTACCCCATCATGATCAAAGCCGCCTCGGGTGGTGGTGGGCGCGGTATGAGGGTCGTGCGCAATGACGAGCAACTGGTCACTGAGTACCACGAAGCAAAGGGAGAAGCCAAAACTGCTTTTGGTGACGATACCGTATTCCTCGAAAAGTACATTGAAGAGCCTAAGCACATTGAAGTGCAAATTTTGGGCGATAAGCAAGGCAATATCGTACACCTCTACGAGCGCGACTGCTCGGTGCAGCGTCGTTTTCAGAAAGTAGTAGAAATAGCACCAAGTATTACCCTTTCGGAGGAAACCAGAGAAAAGCTTTACGAGTACGCTATCCGCATTGGCAAAGAAGTAAACTACAGCTGTGCTGGTACCGTAGAATTCCTGGTAGACAAGGAAGAGAACATCTACTTCATTGAGGTTAATCCGCGCATACAGGTCGAGCATACCATTACGGAAGAGATAACTGGTGTTGATTTGGTGCGATCTCAGATTCTCATTACGATGGGATATCCGCTGGCCCATAAGACCATTTTTATCCGGAGCCAGGACGATGTAAAAATCAATGGGTTTGCTATTCAGTGCCGCGTTACTACCGAAGATCCACAAGCAGGCTTTAAGCCGGATTATGGCACCTTGATTGCCTACCGCTCTGCCTCGGGGATGGGAATTCGTCTTGATGCAGGCAGTGCATTCCCTGGAGCAAAAATCAGCCCGTATTTTGATTCCATGCTGGTGAAGGTAACAGCTTGGGGTAGGACACTCGAAGGCGCAAGCGAACGCCTGCACCGAGCACTCCGGGAATTCCGTATTCGCGGTGTCAAGACCAATATTGGCTTCCTACTCAACCTCTTGCAAAACCCTACTTTCAAAAAAGGACAGGCGACCGTGGGCTTCATTCCTGCTCACCCCGAACTCCTTCAAGCACCCAATTGGAAAGATCGAGGTACCAAGCTGATTAGCTATTTAGCGGAAGTCAACATAAATGGCAACGACGATGTGAAGTTTCATGATAAAACCAAGGTCTTTCTCAAGCCTCATGTTCCTTACCGGCAAGAAGATGGAATGTTTCCCGAGGGCAGCAAAAATCGACTCACTCATCTGGGACGGGAAGGCTTTATCGCCGACCTAAAGGCCGATCCTAAAATTCATTATACCGATACCACCTTCCGCGACGGCCACCAAAGCTTACTCGCTACCCGCATGCGTACTTTCGATATGCTACAAGTAGCAGAAAGCTTTGCTCAACAGCACGGCGCCGATATCTTCAGTATGGAAGTTTGGGGAGGGGCAACCTTTGACGTAGCCATGCGCTTCCTCAAGGAAGATCCATGGAAGCGATTGGCACAGCTACGCAAAGCGATGCCCAATGTCCTGCTGCAAATGCTCTTGCGGGGCTCCAATGCCGTTGGCTATACCGCTTATCCCGACAATCTGGTCATTCGCTTTATTGAACAGGCGGCCGAAACGGGTATTGATGTTTTCCGCATTTTCGATTCCCTCAACTGGGTCGACAATATGGCTATCAGCATCAAGACCGTAAGAGAAAACACCAACAGTCTCGCAGAAGCATGTATCTGTTATTCCGGAGACATTACTGACCCCACAAAGACCAAGTTTAATCTCCAGTACTACCTCGACATGGCCAAGCAACTGGAAGATGCGGGTGCTCACATTATTGCCATCAAAGACATGGCCGGGCTATTGAAACCGCTGGCAGCAGAGCTATTGGTCAGCAAGTTAAAAGAAACCGTTGACACGCCTATCCATTTGCATACACACGACACCAGCAGTATTCAGGCAGCTACTTACCTGAAAGCGATTGATGCCGGTGTGGATGTGGTGGATGTTGCTATAAGTGCCTTGTCGGGCCTCACCTCACAGCCCAACTTCAATTCGGTGGTGGGCATGATGCAGGGCCACCCGCGCGAAAATAAAATTGATCTGCACTCCTTGAATGCTTACAGTGCTTACTGGGAGAATGTCCGGGCTTACTACTACCCATTTGAAACGGAGTTGCGTGCCGGTACGGCAAGTGTTTACGAACACGAAATCCCCGGTGGGCAATACTCCAACCTGCGACCCCAAGCCCGGGGATTGGGCTTGGAAGAACAGTTTGAGACCATCAAAGCCAATTACGAGGCAGCAAATGAGCTCTTTGGTGGCTTGATCAAAGTGACCCCCTCTTCGAAAGTGGTGGGAGATATGGCCATGTTCATGACCAGCAATGACCTGACCAAGGAAGATGTACTTGAGCGCGGCAACAAACTGGCTTTTCCCGATAGTGTTAAAGCACTGATGCGCGGCGATTTGGGGCAAATAAATGGTGGGTTCCCCAAAGAAATCCAGCAGTTGGTCCTTAAGGACGAACAGCCCTATACCGATCGCCCCAATGCCCACATGGAGCCCATCGATTTTGAACAAGAACTCAAGGCATTCAAAAAGAAATTTGGTAAAGATTTAGGGATAAAAGACTTGCTGTCCTATCTGCTTTACCCCAAAGTTTACCAGGAATATTACGACTTCCGCGAAGAGTTTGGCGAAGTCAGCAATCTCCCGAGTCCGGCATTCTTCTACGGTTTAAAACCCAATGAAGAGATCATGGTATCCATTGCGCCAGGTAAGACCATTATGATCCGTTACCTCAACAGCACGGCGGCAGATGACTTGGGTAACCGACTGGTTTTCTTCACCTTAAATGGTCAAACAAGGTCGGTTCAGGTGCGTGACCGCAACCTTAAAGTAGATCGGGTCATGAACCGCAAAGCCAGCGGCGACAAAGAAATCGGTGTGCCGCTACAGGGTAACCTTAGCAAAATTCTGGTAAAAGAGGGACAGGAGATCAAGGAAAACGCTCCACTGTTCATCATCGAAGCCATGAAGATGGAGAGCACCATTACTTCCCCAGTAGCCGGAATAGTGAAGAAAATTCATTTGAAAGAAAAGACGCTGGTACAGCAGGATGATTTGGTGGTGGAGTTGGAGTAA
- a CDS encoding PKD domain-containing protein translates to MRTLQIFLSALFLFPGIQHSLHAQDYIMDGTPITDCGGVFFDPGGEDDYEQNTTVSTLICSDPSENSHSLLQFSNIQLLPGDTLRFYDGTDASAPLIIPPVSIHAGIPFSVQATAANFSGCLYVEFNSDEDGESAGWEATIACLFSCQPILADIGSTPPAIPNTPFIDICPGDTVRFDAQAIFPQNDFFYSQDLTTSTINWQFGDGTVANSPQVEKVFTEPGFYLVQLNITDDWGCPTVNLPYRFVRVSPGISVVASEFLQDTYCWGDTILLYTLLDSLSNIPGFTFLPSTLLTYNVGANGDTILLPDGTGGQYESVINFNLFPAGATVSEENPIDSIWMNIEHSYAGDLDIELICPNGSSVFLLDFPSGTGSTNFGEPFASNPVDGVSSLDTTYGIPYRYTFVPESANGTLIEFDVNAPTYTYTTVPSDIDGSVYTYTDTYFPAGSYEPEDSFSVLEGCPLNGEWEMRIRDNIGLDNGVIFSWGISMKGEIEANGEEIVSAATWYWENSDDILFQNSDSILILPQDIGLTSLQLTIEDNLGCLTDTTITFEILPSDDPNCMVNDAEYLLEDKAWAIYPNPTKDNFTVKMNDSSARYQLEVYNALGEKIISKIFLNEENISSEKWAAGVYFLRISDEAGHVLATDQLVKVR, encoded by the coding sequence ATGCGCACTCTCCAGATTTTTCTCTCTGCTCTATTCCTTTTCCCAGGTATTCAACACTCACTCCATGCCCAGGATTACATCATGGACGGCACCCCAATCACCGATTGTGGTGGTGTGTTTTTTGATCCAGGAGGAGAAGATGACTACGAACAGAACACTACCGTTTCCACCTTGATTTGCAGTGATCCCAGTGAAAATAGCCATAGCCTACTGCAATTTTCCAACATTCAGCTGCTGCCGGGTGACACCCTGAGGTTTTATGATGGTACCGACGCTTCGGCGCCATTGATCATCCCTCCCGTAAGTATTCATGCGGGTATACCCTTCTCGGTGCAAGCAACAGCAGCTAATTTTAGTGGTTGTCTTTACGTTGAATTCAATAGCGATGAGGACGGAGAAAGTGCTGGCTGGGAAGCCACTATTGCCTGTTTGTTCTCGTGCCAGCCCATTTTAGCAGATATAGGAAGTACACCTCCCGCGATACCCAACACGCCCTTTATCGACATCTGCCCAGGAGATACGGTACGCTTTGATGCGCAAGCCATATTTCCGCAAAATGACTTTTTTTATTCACAAGATTTGACGACCAGCACCATCAACTGGCAATTTGGGGACGGAACCGTTGCTAATAGCCCCCAAGTGGAGAAGGTATTTACCGAACCTGGGTTCTATTTGGTACAGCTGAATATTACCGATGACTGGGGCTGCCCTACGGTAAACCTGCCTTACCGTTTCGTCAGGGTATCACCGGGGATTAGCGTTGTCGCCAGTGAGTTCCTGCAAGACACCTACTGCTGGGGAGATACCATTTTACTTTACACTTTGCTTGACTCGCTTAGTAACATTCCTGGCTTTACATTCTTGCCTTCGACACTGCTTACCTACAATGTGGGCGCAAATGGTGATACCATCTTACTACCAGATGGGACAGGGGGGCAATACGAATCAGTGATTAATTTCAATCTTTTCCCAGCAGGAGCTACCGTCAGTGAAGAAAACCCGATTGACAGCATTTGGATGAACATTGAACATTCTTACGCTGGCGACTTAGACATAGAATTGATTTGTCCCAACGGGAGTAGTGTTTTCTTACTTGATTTTCCAAGTGGAACAGGAAGCACTAATTTTGGGGAGCCTTTTGCGAGCAATCCTGTTGATGGAGTGTCGTCTTTAGACACCACTTATGGAATTCCTTACCGGTATACCTTCGTACCGGAAAGTGCTAATGGTACCTTGATTGAATTTGATGTCAATGCTCCTACCTATACTTACACCACCGTACCCAGTGATATAGATGGTTCAGTTTATACCTACACTGACACCTATTTCCCGGCAGGAAGTTACGAACCTGAAGATAGTTTTTCGGTCTTGGAAGGTTGCCCCTTAAATGGAGAATGGGAGATGAGAATTAGGGATAATATAGGCCTGGACAATGGCGTCATTTTTTCCTGGGGAATCAGTATGAAAGGCGAAATCGAAGCTAATGGCGAAGAAATCGTAAGTGCCGCCACCTGGTACTGGGAAAATAGCGACGACATCCTGTTTCAAAATTCAGACAGCATTCTTATTCTCCCCCAGGATATTGGCTTGACCAGCCTTCAATTAACGATTGAAGATAATTTAGGTTGCCTGACCGATACCACCATTACATTCGAAATTCTCCCCAGCGATGACCCAAATTGTATGGTCAACGATGCAGAATATCTTCTAGAAGACAAGGCTTGGGCCATCTACCCCAACCCTACCAAGGACAATTTCACGGTCAAGATGAACGATTCTTCAGCCCGCTACCAGCTGGAAGTGTATAATGCTTTAGGTGAAAAAATAATAAGCAAGATTTTTCTAAATGAGGAAAATATTTCTTCAGAAAAATGGGCCGCAGGCGTATATTTCCTGCGAATCAGCGATGAAGCAGGTCATGTTTTGGCCACTGATCAGTTGGTGAAGGTGCGGTAA
- the dapF gene encoding diaminopimelate epimerase has protein sequence MIPFVKYQGAGNDFVIVNHLEGALLKDLSVANIARLCDRRFGIGGDGLMLLEPHPELDFEMKYYNSDGRPSTMCGNGGRCLVAYAHRLGVITKETVFHAVDGIHRAIVERPDWIELEMGQVNKIEAVLDGCFLNTGSPHYLEWHDDLATIDVNTQGRTLRNNEVFSPGGTNVNFIKGDIHGLTIATYERGVEAETLACGTGVTAAAIVAVQRNGQTGQFTVPVEAKGGQLEVKVNYDGQVFSSWLCGPSTFVFEGEIKV, from the coding sequence ATGATCCCTTTCGTGAAATACCAGGGCGCGGGCAATGATTTTGTAATTGTCAACCATTTGGAAGGTGCTCTCCTTAAGGATCTTTCCGTCGCAAATATTGCCCGTTTATGCGATCGTCGCTTCGGTATCGGTGGCGACGGCTTAATGCTATTGGAACCACATCCCGAGCTGGACTTCGAGATGAAATACTACAACTCAGATGGCCGACCTAGCACCATGTGTGGCAATGGCGGGCGTTGTCTGGTGGCTTATGCTCACCGGCTGGGAGTTATCACGAAGGAAACGGTTTTCCACGCCGTGGATGGTATTCACCGAGCGATCGTTGAGCGCCCGGATTGGATTGAGTTGGAAATGGGGCAAGTGAATAAAATAGAGGCTGTTCTCGATGGCTGTTTTCTGAATACGGGATCTCCGCATTATTTGGAATGGCACGATGATTTAGCCACCATTGATGTGAATACCCAAGGCCGAACCCTGAGAAACAACGAAGTATTCTCTCCCGGTGGTACCAATGTGAATTTCATAAAAGGAGATATCCATGGCTTGACCATTGCAACCTATGAGCGGGGCGTAGAAGCGGAGACGCTGGCCTGTGGTACGGGGGTGACCGCAGCGGCCATCGTCGCGGTGCAGCGCAATGGTCAGACCGGGCAATTTACCGTACCCGTCGAGGCGAAGGGAGGGCAGCTGGAGGTGAAAGTAAATTACGATGGCCAGGTCTTTTCCTCCTGGCTGTGTGGCCCGTCAACCTTTGTTTTTGAGGGAGAAATAAAAGTTTGA
- a CDS encoding RluA family pseudouridine synthase, which translates to MHLQVLYEDNHLIAINKPAGYLVQGDQTGDTTLAEYVKNYIKIQYNKPGDVFLGVIHRLDRPVSGVLLFARTSKGLTRMNELFKEREVEKTYWAVTEAQPDPMEGELVHFIKKDKEKNLARAYDFMSNRADGAKKAELKYKMLGRISTYVLQEVKPKTGRPHQIRVQLSKNNTPIRGDVKYGASATNTDGNINLHCRELSFIHPIKKERVTIYANPPKEDIWDLFKGFWQR; encoded by the coding sequence ATGCACTTACAAGTGCTTTATGAGGACAATCACCTCATTGCCATTAACAAGCCTGCGGGCTACCTGGTTCAAGGTGACCAGACGGGAGATACTACTTTGGCGGAATATGTAAAGAATTACATAAAGATCCAATACAATAAACCTGGCGATGTCTTCCTTGGCGTCATCCACCGCCTGGATCGCCCGGTAAGCGGTGTACTGCTTTTTGCTCGGACGAGTAAAGGACTGACGCGGATGAATGAGTTGTTCAAGGAACGCGAAGTTGAAAAAACCTATTGGGCCGTCACGGAAGCCCAGCCCGATCCTATGGAGGGTGAGTTGGTGCACTTTATCAAAAAGGACAAAGAAAAGAACCTTGCCCGCGCTTACGACTTTATGAGCAACCGGGCCGACGGCGCTAAAAAAGCAGAATTGAAGTACAAAATGCTGGGCCGGATCAGCACTTATGTTTTGCAGGAAGTAAAACCTAAAACGGGGCGCCCGCACCAGATTCGAGTACAATTGTCAAAGAACAATACACCAATTCGAGGAGATGTCAAATATGGTGCGTCGGCCACCAATACAGATGGTAACATCAACCTGCACTGTCGCGAACTTTCGTTCATCCACCCCATCAAGAAAGAGCGCGTGACCATCTACGCCAATCCTCCAAAAGAAGACATTTGGGACCTGTTTAAAGGCTTCTGGCAACGATGA
- a CDS encoding 1,4-dihydroxy-6-naphthoate synthase, with protein MKLSLGFSPCPNDTFIFDALVHQKIDTEGLTFEVLLADVEELNQKALKGVLDITKLSYHAYAHLTDKYVLLDAGSALGRNCGPLLIAKRPLSNAEIAEGPIAIPGKLTTANFLLSLAYPDAQNKQAFLFSDIEQAVLREEVVAGLIIHENRFTYQDKGLVKIQDLGEFWESTTGHPIPLGGIVVHRRLPTDIQQKINRVLARSVAYAQQTPSATRDYVRAHAQEMDEEVMFAHIGLYVNDFTRNLGTEGRAAVATLFDRAEALQIVPKIREDIFLKQPIN; from the coding sequence ATGAAATTATCTCTAGGGTTTTCCCCTTGTCCTAACGACACCTTCATTTTTGATGCTTTGGTGCACCAAAAAATCGATACCGAAGGGCTAACCTTCGAAGTATTGCTGGCGGATGTGGAGGAGCTCAACCAGAAAGCCCTGAAGGGAGTATTGGATATTACCAAGCTTAGCTACCACGCTTACGCGCACCTCACCGATAAATATGTCTTATTAGATGCAGGATCGGCCCTGGGGCGCAACTGTGGGCCCCTATTGATCGCCAAACGCCCACTTAGCAATGCGGAAATAGCAGAAGGCCCCATTGCTATCCCCGGTAAGTTGACTACTGCCAATTTTTTGTTAAGCCTCGCCTATCCTGATGCTCAAAATAAACAAGCATTTCTTTTTTCCGATATTGAACAGGCCGTCTTGCGAGAAGAGGTTGTTGCCGGCCTTATCATTCACGAGAATCGCTTTACCTACCAGGACAAAGGTTTGGTAAAAATTCAGGACTTGGGTGAGTTCTGGGAAAGCACCACGGGCCACCCTATCCCCTTGGGAGGCATTGTTGTCCACCGGCGTTTACCGACGGACATTCAGCAAAAAATAAACCGCGTGCTGGCGCGCAGTGTGGCTTACGCCCAACAAACGCCTTCCGCTACCCGCGACTACGTGCGCGCTCATGCCCAGGAAATGGACGAAGAAGTCATGTTTGCTCATATCGGACTGTACGTCAATGACTTTACCCGCAACCTTGGTACAGAAGGCCGGGCCGCTGTGGCTACCTTATTTGATCGTGCGGAAGCACTGCAAATCGTACCGAAAATCAGAGAAGATATTTTCTTAAAACAGCCAATTAACTGA
- a CDS encoding pyruvate kinase: MKIQAEKIKNLLVQIDGFLVAIKEAENSQTDSLAKIAKPYRKSARNLVYYRALRKFDLRDFQKSMRQLGLSRFANAEGHIKASLLNTRLILQALIKDEGKKMLKSGLSIKSARRLLVSHTKDLLGYRSPGRRVRIMVTQPSEAANNYELVEQMVRKGMNVARINCAHDTPDIWLSIIKNIQVAAKASGRNVKIAMDLAGPKIRTGAIQPGPQVRKFKPLKNDLGEIIQAASVLLVPELEEGSADNALPIGAAALEGLNRGDELTFRDTRGKKRKLIIQERDKDGYLVAICEKTTYVKTGTVLQLSTLPEKVFVVGALPAVEHFILLKEGDVLRVDRTAVAGESAQYDDQGNCIQEAHISCQVPEIFKKIKKGHPVLFDDGKIKSKVIEVKEDCFRVSILRASEKGAKLRSEKGINFPKTTLGISGLTSKDNEDLKFVAEHADMVNFSFVNSKADVEELFAVLQELGAFNRLGVIFKIETRLAYNNLSEILMAAMQAKQVGVMIARGDLAVETGWDNIGLVQDEILAHCSAAHLPVVWATQVLENMAKNGLPSRSEMTDATISLRAECVMLNKGAYINDAIDLLDTILKDMEQYHDKKEIMLAKRTKLSIS; encoded by the coding sequence ATGAAAATCCAGGCTGAGAAGATAAAGAACTTGCTTGTGCAAATTGATGGGTTCCTGGTAGCAATCAAAGAGGCAGAGAATAGCCAGACAGATAGCTTGGCTAAGATCGCCAAACCGTACCGAAAAAGTGCTCGCAACCTGGTTTACTACCGCGCACTCCGAAAGTTTGATCTGCGTGATTTTCAGAAGAGTATGCGGCAATTGGGCTTGTCTCGGTTTGCCAATGCGGAAGGGCATATCAAAGCCAGTTTGCTCAATACCCGCTTGATTTTACAAGCACTCATTAAGGATGAGGGCAAGAAAATGCTAAAATCGGGTTTATCCATCAAGAGTGCCCGGCGTTTGCTAGTGAGCCATACCAAAGACTTACTGGGCTATCGCTCTCCGGGGAGGCGCGTAAGGATTATGGTGACCCAACCCAGCGAAGCTGCCAATAATTATGAATTGGTCGAACAGATGGTAAGGAAAGGGATGAATGTTGCTCGAATCAATTGTGCCCACGATACCCCGGATATCTGGTTGTCCATCATCAAAAATATACAGGTAGCGGCCAAAGCTTCAGGGAGAAATGTGAAGATAGCAATGGACCTGGCAGGGCCAAAAATCAGAACAGGGGCCATCCAGCCAGGCCCGCAAGTGCGAAAATTTAAGCCCCTCAAGAATGATTTGGGCGAGATTATACAAGCGGCTAGTGTATTACTGGTCCCTGAGTTGGAGGAAGGTTCAGCTGATAATGCCCTACCCATTGGGGCTGCTGCCCTGGAAGGTCTGAATAGAGGAGATGAATTAACTTTTCGGGATACCCGTGGCAAAAAAAGAAAACTCATTATTCAAGAGCGGGACAAAGACGGCTATCTGGTAGCCATCTGCGAAAAGACAACTTACGTGAAGACGGGCACGGTCTTACAGCTTTCTACTTTACCTGAGAAGGTTTTTGTAGTAGGAGCATTACCCGCGGTGGAACATTTTATTCTGTTAAAGGAAGGAGATGTTTTAAGGGTAGATCGCACCGCCGTTGCTGGTGAATCGGCCCAATATGATGATCAAGGTAATTGTATCCAGGAAGCCCATATTTCTTGCCAGGTACCGGAGATTTTTAAGAAAATAAAAAAGGGACATCCTGTCTTATTCGATGATGGGAAGATCAAGAGCAAAGTCATCGAAGTGAAGGAAGATTGTTTTCGGGTAAGCATTCTTCGGGCCTCAGAAAAAGGGGCCAAACTAAGGTCTGAAAAAGGGATAAATTTCCCTAAAACAACACTGGGTATTAGCGGTCTGACGAGCAAGGATAATGAGGATTTGAAGTTTGTGGCCGAACACGCCGATATGGTCAATTTTTCCTTCGTGAATTCCAAAGCTGATGTGGAAGAATTATTTGCCGTTTTGCAGGAGCTTGGTGCATTTAATAGGCTGGGTGTGATTTTTAAAATTGAGACCCGTTTGGCCTATAACAACCTTTCGGAAATACTGATGGCAGCCATGCAAGCCAAGCAGGTAGGGGTAATGATTGCTCGCGGCGACCTCGCCGTGGAGACTGGATGGGACAATATAGGCTTGGTGCAAGATGAGATTCTAGCCCATTGCAGTGCGGCTCATCTTCCTGTGGTGTGGGCCACGCAGGTACTGGAAAATATGGCCAAAAATGGCTTGCCTTCCCGTTCTGAAATGACGGACGCAACCATTTCTTTACGGGCAGAATGTGTCATGTTGAATAAAGGAGCCTACATCAATGACGCTATTGATTTGCTGGACACCATCCTCAAGGACATGGAGCAATACCACGACAAAAAAGAAATCATGCTGGCCAAGCGGACAAAGTTGAGTATCAGTTAA